The DNA segment CCGGATCGAGGCGGACGGGCGTCCGGTCCTCCTGCGGGATTTCGTGAGCGCGGGGGGGACAATGATCAACTGCGCCGGCGGCCCGACTCCGTGGCGCAGTTGGCTGACGTGCGAGGAAACGACCTTCGGACAGCGGCGTGGCTGGGCCGCGCCCCACGGGTATGTGTTCGAGGTCCCCGCCGATGCGAACGAACCGGTCCGTGCCGAACCGATACGTGATATGGGACGGTTCACGCATGAGGCCATCGCGGTGGACCCCGCGACGGGATTCGTCTACGAGACGGAAGATTACAATCGCCGCTCGGGGTTCTATCGCTTTCGGCCTCACACTCCGGGCGTTCTTCGGGATGGTGGCGTTCTGGAGATGCTCGCCGTGCGCGGGGCGCCGCAGGTGGATCTCCGCACCGGCCAGCAGCCGGGCGTATGGCGTGAAGTCGAATGGGTGCCGATCGAGAACCCCGACCCTCCCGAAGCGGAGCGCAGCGCGTCCACGGTCTGGAGGGAGGGGTTCGAGGCGGGAGGGGCGAGGTTTTCCCGGCTCGAGGGCTGCTGGCACGCGGATCGGAGCATCTATTTCCTCGCGACGAACGGGGGCGACGCCCAACTGGGCCAGGTCTGGCGGTACGTCCCGGACGAAGAGGCGCTGGCGCTCGTCTTCGAGTCGCCGTCCGAGGATGTGCTCTCCGGACCGGACAACGTCACGGTGAGTCCCCGCGGCGGGATCCTCATCTGCGAGGACAACTCGGGCACGACGCACCTCCGGGGATTGTCGCCCGCGGGGGAGATCTTCCCCTTCGCGCGGAATCTCCTGAACGAGCGCGAGTTCGCCGGCGCCTGCTACAGTCCCGATGGCCGGACGCTCTTCATCAACCTCCAGGGGGACACGATCTCGATGGGCCCGGGGAACCTCGGGCAGACGTTCGCGATCTGGGGACCCTGGGAGCGGGGCGCGCTCTGAGCCGGCGAAGGGCCGCGCTCGGCGTGGCGCTCGCCGCCGCGCTCTCGGGACAGGCCTGCGTGTGGTCCGTCCCGCTCGCGACCACGCCGTCCGCCGACCCGACCCCGTCCGCCGACCCGTCGCTCTACGCCGTCGGCTGGACGCAGACCGGCATCGCCTCGTGGTATGGCGAGCCGTTTCACGGTCGGACCACGGCGGCCGGCAACACCTACGACATGGATGCCATCTCCGCCGCCCACCAGACGATCCCGTTCGGGACCCGGATCCGCGTGGACAACCTCGACAACGGGCGCTCCATCGACCTCGACGTGACCGACCGCGGCCCCTTCGTGCCCGGCCGCATCCTGGACCTGTCCCGGGGGGCGGCAAGGGAGCTCGAGATGATCGGGCCCGGTACGGCGCGCGTCCGGATCACCGTCATCGGGACGGCGACCCCGGTCTCCGCGCGAGGCGGCTGCGTCGTCGTCCAGGTCGCCTCCTTTCGGGAGCGCCGGAACGCCGAGGCCAGGCGGCAGGAGGTGGTGCGGGCAGGGTTCGAAGCCTCGATAGAGCCGTACGAAAACATGTACCGCGTCGTGGCCGGCCCCTTCGCCGATGAGCCGGCCGCCGGCCGCGCGCGCGAAACGCTGGGCGGGTTCATGCGCCGCTGCTGACGCGGGGTCTTGCCACGAACTGCCGGGGGAGACCGGCCGCCGGCCGGGGCGTGACCTCGCTCGCGCTTCAGTCGTGCTAGTGTCGACGCAGATCGCAATAGCGAACGTCGGGTGCCTCGGGTAACTTTCGGCACCCCCTTGACTGCTTGCCGTCCGCGATGCGGCACGGTCCCCCGGGGTCCAGGAACCCGGGAAGGCCGAAAGCAGTGGTTTCCTGGTGGAGGTTGTATGCTTCGGAGAACTCACGCGCTCGTCGCGCTCGCCGCTCTCGCGGTCTTCTCGGGTCCCGCCGCTGCCGTGCTGGAGGGGCAGGCCGGCCGGTACTTCGGCCGAAACAAGGTGGTCTACGAGTCTTTCGACTTCGAGGTGCTCAAGACGCAGCACTTCGACATCTACTACTACGACGAGAGCGCGGTCGGCGCGCAGATGGTCGGCCGCCTGGCCGAGCGCTGGTACGCCCGCCTCTCCCGCGTGCTCAATCACGAGTTCCGCCAGCGCCAGCCGATCATCCTCTACGCCGACCATCCGGACTTCGAGCAGACGAACACCTCCGGCCAGTTCATCGACGAGGGCACGCAGGGCTTCACGGAGATCCTGAAGCGGCGGCTCGTCATGCCGATGATGGTGTCGATCCACGAGACCGATCACCTGCTCGGCCACGAACTCGTGCACGCCTTCCAGTTCGACATGACGGGGCAGGGGACGGGAGGCCCGGGGCTGGACGTGCCCGGTGCGATCCGGCTCCCGCTGTGGTTCATCGAAGGCATGGCCGAATACCTCTCGATCGGGCCCATCGATCCGTTCACGACGATGTGGATGCGCGACGCCCTCGATCTGGAAGATGGATTCCCGACGATTCCGGAACTCGCTGATCGACGGTACTTCCCGTACCGCTACGGCCACGCGTTCTGGTCCTACATCGGCGGCGCGTTCGGGGACGACCGGATCGGCCGGATTCTCAACCTCGCCGCGCGCACGGGGAATGCGCTGGCGGCGATCGAAGCCGTCCTCGAGGTGCCGATCGGAGAGCTTTCGGACCGCTGGAAGAGCGAACTCGAGACCTATTTCGCGGACGCGCGTCAGGAGACCCGCTCCCCCGACGACTACGGGCGCCGCGTCGTGTACGAGCCTCCTGATGAGGGGAAGCTCCACCTTGGTCCGGCGCTGAGTCCCAACGGCCTCGACATGGTCTACGTTTCGCAGAGCGACCTCTTCTCCATCGAGATGTTCGGGGCCGACGCGCGCACAGGGGAGGTGAAGCGCCGCCTCACGAACAACGCGGTCGACCCGCACTTCGAGAGCCTCCAGTTCATCCACTCGGCGGGGGACTGGCACCCGAACGGCCGGCTCTTCGCGGTCGCCGGCATCAAGACGGGCAATCCGCTGCTCACGATCATGGAGGCGGAGAGCGGTAACATCGTCAGCGAGATCCCGGTCGAGGGGTTTCAGATGGGCGCGATCTTCACGCCGAGCTGGTCGCCGGACGGGTCGCACATCGCGTTCAGCGGCCACTCCGCCGGGTTCACCGATCTGTATGTGATCAACGTCGAGACCGGGCAGTTGAGGCGGCTCACGGCGGACCCGTTTGCCGACCTCCAGCCCGCCTGGTCGCCCGACGGCCGGTCGGTGGCGTTCGCGACGGACCGCTTCACGACCGATCTGGAGTTGCTCGTCCCGGGGACCTACCAGGTCGCGCTGCTGGATCTGGAAAGCGGCGAGATCGAGCCGCTGCCGGGCTTCGACGACCAGTTCAGGAACTACAATCCGCAGTGGTCTCCGGACGGCCGGAGCCTGTACTTCGTGTCGGACCACGACGGGATCGCCAATCTCTACCGGCTCGACCTCGAGACGCGGGAGCGGTACTTGGTCACCGACCTGTGGACCGGCGTGAGCGGACTCACGGCCATCAGCCCGGCCGTGTCCGTGGCGCGCGGCGCGGGCGATGTCGCGTTCAGCGTGAACAAGGGTGGCCCGTTCAGCTACGAGATCTATGTGATCGACGACCCGGAGGTCCTGGCCGGGGAGCCGGCGCCCGAGATGCTCGTGGGCGTCGACGCCTCGATCATCCCCCCGCGGGAACGGCTGTCGACCGCGCACGCGGAACTGCTCTCCAACGCCCGCCTCGGCCTGGCCGACCCGATCACCTTCGAGGAGGGCGAGTTCGAGTCCCGGTTGTCCCTCGACTTCATCTCTCAGCCCACGATCAACTTCGGGGCGAGTGATTTCGGGGTCTTCTTCGCGGGCGGCGCGAGCCTGTTCTTCTCGGACCTGCTCGGAAACCGTACGCTGCAGACCATCCTGCACGTCAATACGACCTTCGGGGATCTGGTTCAGGGGACGGCGCTCCTCGCCGGCTACGAGAACCGGTCCAGCCGCTGGAACTGGGCGATGATCGGAGGCCAGGTGCCGCTGGTCACGCGCCAGGTCGGGTTCCAGCAGGTTCCGGTCGGGGACAGGGTCGTAAACGTCTTTCGGGACTTCCGCTGGTTCGAGGTCAACCGGGAGGTGACCGGGATCGTCGCCTACCCCTTCAACCGGAACTCGCGGGTCGAATTCTCCGGCTCGGCACGCCAGATCGACTTCTCCGGCGAGATCGAGGAGTTCGCCTTCGACTTCTTCACGGGTCAGCTCCTGGCCCAGGAGGAAACGGATCTGCCGGACTGTGCGGGGGAGACCGTGTCGTTCGGGGGGGCGCCCTGCGCGCCGGAGTCGCTCTACACGGCGAGCGGAAGCGTCGCCTTCGTATACGACAGCTCCATCTTCGGCGGCACGAGTCCGATCGCCGGACAGCGCTACCGGCTGGAGGTGGAGCCCGCCGTGGGAACGCTCAACTTCCTCACGATCACCGGGGACGTCCGCCGGTACGTCCGTGCCGGGCCCTTCACGGTGGCCGGACGGGCGCTTCACTTCGGCCGCTGGGGCGGCGGATCGGACGACTGGCGCCTGGGCCGACTGTATCTCGGGGTGCCATCTCTCGTGCGCGGGTATGGGAACAGGTCCATCGGCGTCGCCGAGTGCACGGGCGCCGGCGGTCAGGCCGGGCTCTTCAGTTGTCCCCTGTTCGAGAATCTCATCGGCAGCCGCGTGGCGGTAGGCAACGTGGAACTGCGGCTTCCCCTCCTGGGCGGGATCGGCGTGATCCGGGCCCCGGGCGTGCCGCCGGTCGAAGTCGGCATCTTCTATGACATGGGCAAGGCGTGGTCGGGTGAGACGCCCCTGAACTGTCCCGCCGGGAACTGCGGGTTCGAGGATCGGAACTGGGTGTCGAGCGCCGGCTTCCTTACGCGGGTCAACCTCTTCGGCCTCATGATCGGCGAAATCAATTTCGTGCGGCCATTCGATCGTCCCGAGAAGGGCTGGATCTGGGAGTTCAATCTGACGCCCGGCT comes from the Candidatus Palauibacter soopunensis genome and includes:
- a CDS encoding alkaline phosphatase PhoX translates to MRRAGRLAGAAALAPSLSGLAACAGSAAATPRSTARGSAGYGPLRPAGPELALPEGFSYVALSVEGRPMSDGRPTPRAHDGMGLFQMGDDVVRLVRNHEDQDPPGLAVPLVPPELAYDPLAGGGTTTLEVRIEADGRPVLLRDFVSAGGTMINCAGGPTPWRSWLTCEETTFGQRRGWAAPHGYVFEVPADANEPVRAEPIRDMGRFTHEAIAVDPATGFVYETEDYNRRSGFYRFRPHTPGVLRDGGVLEMLAVRGAPQVDLRTGQQPGVWREVEWVPIENPDPPEAERSASTVWREGFEAGGARFSRLEGCWHADRSIYFLATNGGDAQLGQVWRYVPDEEALALVFESPSEDVLSGPDNVTVSPRGGILICEDNSGTTHLRGLSPAGEIFPFARNLLNEREFAGACYSPDGRTLFINLQGDTISMGPGNLGQTFAIWGPWERGAL
- a CDS encoding BamA/TamA family outer membrane protein produces the protein MLRRTHALVALAALAVFSGPAAAVLEGQAGRYFGRNKVVYESFDFEVLKTQHFDIYYYDESAVGAQMVGRLAERWYARLSRVLNHEFRQRQPIILYADHPDFEQTNTSGQFIDEGTQGFTEILKRRLVMPMMVSIHETDHLLGHELVHAFQFDMTGQGTGGPGLDVPGAIRLPLWFIEGMAEYLSIGPIDPFTTMWMRDALDLEDGFPTIPELADRRYFPYRYGHAFWSYIGGAFGDDRIGRILNLAARTGNALAAIEAVLEVPIGELSDRWKSELETYFADARQETRSPDDYGRRVVYEPPDEGKLHLGPALSPNGLDMVYVSQSDLFSIEMFGADARTGEVKRRLTNNAVDPHFESLQFIHSAGDWHPNGRLFAVAGIKTGNPLLTIMEAESGNIVSEIPVEGFQMGAIFTPSWSPDGSHIAFSGHSAGFTDLYVINVETGQLRRLTADPFADLQPAWSPDGRSVAFATDRFTTDLELLVPGTYQVALLDLESGEIEPLPGFDDQFRNYNPQWSPDGRSLYFVSDHDGIANLYRLDLETRERYLVTDLWTGVSGLTAISPAVSVARGAGDVAFSVNKGGPFSYEIYVIDDPEVLAGEPAPEMLVGVDASIIPPRERLSTAHAELLSNARLGLADPITFEEGEFESRLSLDFISQPTINFGASDFGVFFAGGASLFFSDLLGNRTLQTILHVNTTFGDLVQGTALLAGYENRSSRWNWAMIGGQVPLVTRQVGFQQVPVGDRVVNVFRDFRWFEVNREVTGIVAYPFNRNSRVEFSGSARQIDFSGEIEEFAFDFFTGQLLAQEETDLPDCAGETVSFGGAPCAPESLYTASGSVAFVYDSSIFGGTSPIAGQRYRLEVEPAVGTLNFLTITGDVRRYVRAGPFTVAGRALHFGRWGGGSDDWRLGRLYLGVPSLVRGYGNRSIGVAECTGAGGQAGLFSCPLFENLIGSRVAVGNVELRLPLLGGIGVIRAPGVPPVEVGIFYDMGKAWSGETPLNCPAGNCGFEDRNWVSSAGFLTRVNLFGLMIGEINFVRPFDRPEKGWIWEFNLTPGF
- a CDS encoding septal ring lytic transglycosylase RlpA family protein is translated as MALAAALSGQACVWSVPLATTPSADPTPSADPSLYAVGWTQTGIASWYGEPFHGRTTAAGNTYDMDAISAAHQTIPFGTRIRVDNLDNGRSIDLDVTDRGPFVPGRILDLSRGAARELEMIGPGTARVRITVIGTATPVSARGGCVVVQVASFRERRNAEARRQEVVRAGFEASIEPYENMYRVVAGPFADEPAAGRARETLGGFMRRC